The following are encoded together in the Arvicanthis niloticus isolate mArvNil1 chromosome 11, mArvNil1.pat.X, whole genome shotgun sequence genome:
- the LOC117716758 gene encoding fibronectin type III domain-containing protein 4: MPLAPPANSVETMASLMPLSPYLSPTVLLLVSCDLGFVRADRPPSPVNVTVTHLRANSATVSWDVPEGNIVIGYSISQQRQNGPGQRVIREVNTTTRACALWGLAEDSDYTVQVRSIGLRGESPPGPRVHFCTLKGSDRLPSNSSSPGDITVEGLDGERPLQTGEVVIIVVVLLMWAAVIGLFCRQYDIIKDNDSNNNPKEKEKGHE; encoded by the exons ATGCCTCTGGCCCCTCCAGCGAACTCGGTGGAAACCATGGCTTCTTTGATGCCTCTTTCCCCATATCTGAGTCCCACGGTCCTCCTGCTGGTCAGCTGTGACCTGGGTTTTGTACGGGCAG ACCGACCTCCCTCTCCTGTGAATGTGACGGTCACTCATCTCAGAGCCAACtcggccactgtgtcctgggaCGTCCCAGAAGGCAACATCGTCATTGGCTACTCCATTTCCCAGCAA AGACAGAATGGCCCCGGGCAGCGTGTAATTAGGGAGGTGAACACCACCACCAGGGCCTGTGCTCTTTGGGGCCTGGCTGAAGACAGTGACTACACAGTGCAGGTCAGGAGCATCGGCCTCCGGGGAGAGAGCCCCCCAGGGCCCCGTGTGCACTTCTGCACTCTCAAGGGTTCTGACAGGCTGCCCTCCAACAGCTCCAGCCCAG GTGATATTACAGTGGAGGGTCTGGATGGAGAGCGGCCATTGCAGACAGGAGAAGTCGTCATCATTGTGGTGGTATTGCTCATGTGGGCTG CTGTAATTGGGTTATTCTGCCGTCAGTATGACATCATCAAGGACAATGACTCCAACAACAACcccaaggagaaggagaagggacaTGAATAG